The DNA region TCCCGGTCGTCGTGATCCACGCCGCCACCCCGCGCAAGACCGCCGACGCCGAGGTGCCGGACGTCTTCGAGGGCATCGGTGCGGCCCTGCAGACCGGCCGGGTCCGTCCGTTCATCCTGGTCGCGCCCGAGGCGCCGAGCGGCACCGCGCACCCCTGCGAGCTGGTCGCCGCCGCCCCGGCCGCCGTCGCCGACGACGCGACGCTGCGCACCACCATCGCGGCCTCCTTCCGCACCTTCCCGCCCGGTCCGGCCTCCTGGGGCACCCTCGGGGTCGAGGGCGGCGCGCCGTGCGCGGCCGCGGCCGGGCTGGCCCGGCCGGACCTCTACGGCGTGGCCGCCGCGGTCTCCGGCCGCTACGACGCCGCCGCGCTCACCCAGACCGGGGCCGAGGCCCCGGCGGGCAGCTCGGCCAAGCTGCTGCTGGCCGCCGCCAAGGGCGACGCCGCCGGGCTGGACGCGGCCCGAAAGCTCCAGAGCGCGCTCAAGGCGGGGCCGGGCCCGGCGGCCAAGGCCGATGTGCGGATCTCGGACAACGTGCAGGACTACTCCGCGGACCGGGAGCGGCTGCGGCTGCTCCGGCAGGCGGCGCAGTTCCTGGCCGAGGCGCTGGCCAAGGCGTCCTGAGCGCCGGCCGAGCGGGCGTTACGCTGCCCGGTACCCGGGGGACGGGTACCGGGCAGCGTCGTTTCTTCGTTCTCGTACTTTTCTCGTACTTTTCTCGGATGTCCCGGAGCGGTGGAGAGGAAGCGGATGAGGGCCTTCGGGCGGGTGCGGGTGGCGGCCGTGGTGCTCGCGGTCGGGCTGGTGGCGGTCTCGGCGGGCGGGTGCAGCGGGGGTTCCCCGGGCTCGGCCACGGGGGCCGGTGAGCCCGGCTCGTCCGGCTCGTCCGACTCGACCGCCTCCACCGGGTCCGGCGCGGCTTCGGCTGCCGCCGTGACCCCGCTGGAGCCGCTGCCCGCCGTCGTACCGGCCGCGCTCGCGCCGTACTACGCGCAGCGGCCGACCTGGCAGCCGTGCGACGGCGGGTTCGAGTGCACGACCTTCCGGGTGCCGACGGACTACGACCGACCCGGCGACGGCGACCTCACCCTCTCGGCCGTCCGCGCCGCCGTCGTACCGGGCGGCTCCGGCAGTACCAGTGGCTCAAGTGGCTCAGCCGGCGCAGGCGGTGAGGCCCGGTTGGGTTCGCTGCTGCTCAACCCGGGCGGTCCCGGCGGCTCGGCGATCGAGTACCTGGAGACCGTCGCCGGGACGTTCGACCGCACCGTGCGCACCCGGTACGACCTGGTAGGCCTCGACCCGCGCGGGGTGGGCCGCAGCAACCCCGTCAGCTGTCTGAGCGGCGAGCGGATGGACGCCTTCACCGCCGCCGATCTGGCCCCCGGCGACCAGCGGGCGATCGACGCGCTGGTCGCCGCCGACAAGGAGTTCGCCGAGGGCTGCCGCAAGCAGGCCGGACCCGCGCTCGGCCACCTCAGCACCGTCGAGGCGGCCCGCGACATGGACGTGCTGCGTGCCCTGCTCGGCGACGAGCGGCTGAACTTCGTCGGCAAGTCGTACGGCACCTTCCTCGGCGCCACCTACGCCGGGCTGTTCCCGAGCCGGGTCGGGCGGCTGGTGCTGGACGGCGCGATGGACCCGGCGCTCGACTCGGTCACCGGCAACCGCACCCAGGCCGGCGGCTTCGAGACCGCCTGGGGGGCCTTCGCCAAGGACTGCGCCAAACGCGAGGACTGCCCGCTCGGCCGCACCGAGCAGCAGGTCGGCGACCAGCTCAACGCCCTGCTCGCGGCCGTCCACGCCCAGCCGCTGCCGAGCACCGACAACGGGCGCCGGCTCACCGCCTCCCAGGCCACCACCGGCGTGGTCCAGGCCATGTACGCCGAATTCCTGTGGCCCAAGCTGCGCACCGCGCTCACTGACGCCAGGGCGGGCGACGGCACCGGCCTGCTGAAGCTCTCCGACGCGTACTACGGGCGCAAGGCGGACGGCACGTACCCCAACCTGATGTTCGCCAACACGGCGGTGAACTGCCTCGACCTGCCCGCCCCGTTCCGCTCGCCGGAGGACGTGCAGCGGGCGGTGCCGGATTTCGAACGGGCCTCGCCGCACTTCGGCCGCGACATGGCCTGGATGGCGCTGACCTGCGCCTACTGGCCGGTCCGGGCCACCGGCGCGGCCCACACCATCCGGGCCACCGGTGCCGCCCCGATCGTCGTCGTCGGCACCACCCGCGACCCGGCCACCCCGTACGCCTGGGCCCGCTCGCTGGCCGGGCAGCTCGAGTCCGGCCGACTGCTCACCTACGACGGGGACGGCCACACCGCGTACGGGCGGCGCAGCACCTGCGTGGACGACGCGGTCAACCGGTACCTGCTCACCGGGGAGGCCCCGGAGCAGGGCCAGCGCTGCGACCGGTAGCCGCGCTTTCGCGTTGTCAGGCGGAGGAGACCGCCAGCTTCGCGGCGAAGCCCGCGAACAGCACGGCGACGCCGCTGGTCAGGGTCGCGGACAGGCGCTTGCGGCGGCGGAACGCGGTGGCGAGCGTGGTGCCGGCGAAGATCACCAGGGAGAGGTAGAGCAGGCTGAAGGTCTGCAGGATGCCGCCGAGCAGGGCGAAGGAGAGCGCGGGCTGTCCGTAGGACGGGTCGACGAACTGGGTGAAGAACGACAGCAGGAACAGGATCGCCTTCGGGTTGAGCAGGCTGATCACCAGCGCCCGCCGGAACGGCCGCTCGCCCGCCTCCGGCGCCGCCTCGGCCGCCGCCGGGTCGGCCTCCGCCCGGCGCTCGCGCCAGAGCTGGCGGGCGGCCCGCAGCATCCCGAACCCGATCCACAGCAGGTAGGCGGCGCCGCCGAGCTTGACCACCGCGAACACCGCCGGGTTGGCCTTCAGCAGCGAGGCGGCCCCCAGCGAGGTCAGGCTGATCAGCGTGAGGTCGCCCATGAACACGCCCGCCGCGGCCCGGTACCCGGTCCGGATGCCCTTGCGGGCGGCGACCGACAGCACGTACAGCGAGTTGGGGCCGGGCAGCAGGATGATGACGAGCGCGCCGAGGACGTACGTCGCCAGGTGGTTGACACCGAACACGGTGCACTCCGGGGGTGGGGGAGGGGTGACAGGGGGCGCTCATCGTAACGTCGTACCGGCGATCGATTGAAGCGAAAACCATCCGCCCCCACCGCACCCCCCACCCCCCCGACCACCCCGGCTACGGATCACCTGCGAACCTGTGTAGACTGACCCGCGTTGCCACCACACGTGGCAGCGGTGCCGCCTTAGCTCAGTTGGCCAGAGCAACGCACTCGTAATGCGTAGGTCATGGGTTCGAATCCCATAGGCGGCTCAGTGAAGGCCCAGGTCATCTAGCCTATGACCTGGGCTTTTTGCTTTGCCGTGACCTTTCGGGTTGGCGCTCCTCGCCGGTTTTCAGCACCGTGATCATTCCCGGTGGAGAACCGTGCAGCGGGCGTGCACGGCGGTGGACAAGGCCCAGCGGTGGAGACCGTCGATGTTGAGGGTGGGTCTTGTTGGCTGCCTACAAGCCTCAAGGCGCAGCGGCGATATGAAGAGTCGGCCGATGGATGAGCGCGCGCTGGCCTGGGATCGCAGACGTCGGAGCTGGCGTGCCTTCCAGTGGCTCACGCCACGCTTGGCCGCGCGAAACGAAACGGAATCGATTCTTGACAATCGGCACCTTGATCATCAATTCCGCGGTATGCTTTCACAATGTCTGAACTGCAAGAAGGGCCGGATGCGAGCCGCACCGCGGTTGAGCTGTTCGCGGGGGCGGGCGGTCTGGCCATGGCTGTCCACGGGGCTGGCTTCAGGCCACTCCTGTTCAACGAGTTTGCCAAGCGGGCCTGTCAGAGCCTTCAAGCGAATGGCGCGAAGCCCCGTGGAGACAGGGAATGGATCCCCGAGCCCGGCGAGCCTTGGCCGCTGGTGGAGGGCGACGTGCAGGACCTGGACATGCGCTACCTGCATCGGCGGGTCGACGTTCTCGCCGGCGGGCCACCGTGCCAGCCGTTCAGCCTGGGCGGCGTCGCCAAGGGCGACGAGGACAGGCGGAACATGTTCCCGCAGATGTTCCGGGCGATGCGCGAGATCCAGCCTAAAGCCGTCATCTGCGAGAACGTGAAGGGCTTGCTCAGGCCGTCGTTCAGGCCCTACCTGGAGTACATCCTCCGGGAGATGGAGATGCCGTTCGAGCTGCGCGACCCCGCCGCTGGCTGGAAGGAGCATGACGCGGTTCTCAGGGCGGTTCGAGAGGTTCCCGCCAGCGATCCATCGAAGCGGTACAACTTGGTGGTGACGCAGGTGAACGCGGCTGACTACGGGGTACCCCAGATCAGACACCGCATCATCATCGTCGCCTTCCGGGCTGATTTGGCCGTGGACCTCGATCAGTTCAAGCGGGACGTGCGACCCCAGTACTCCGAGGCCGCACTGGTCCGCTCCATGCTGGACGGCTCCTACTGGGAGCGACACCCCACGGTTCCCAAGCATGTGCGCGAACTCGTCATGGCCAGGCTGCCGAAGGACATGCCGTTGATGGACGACGGCCTCAAGCCCTGGCGCACCTTCCGCGACGCCATCGCCGGTATCGATGAGAACGAGGGCAAGCCGCTGCCGAAGATCGCGTGGGACCGACTCGACCGGCAGGAGTACCGCGCGGGTGGATTCACCGATCACATCGGCTGGCCGGACGCCAGGATCTACAAGGGGCACACGCCCAATGAGCTTGATCGGCCCGCGAAGACCGTCAAGGCCGGCGTGCATGGCGTGCCGGGGGGCGAATCGGTGATGCTCACGGACGACTTGGAGTCGTCCAAGAGCAAGATCTACAGGCACCGCTACATGACCGTACGCGAGACCGCCCGGGTCATGACCTTCCCCGACGACTGGAAGCTGGAGGGTCCGAGGGGTGAGAAGATGCGTCAGCTCGGCAACGCGGTCCCGGTCAAGCTCGGTGCGGTCTTCGCCGACGCCGTCGCCAAGGCGCTCGACCAGGCGGAGGGCCGCTCATGACTGGTGCGACGAAATCGGCGCAGAGCCGGTGGAAGGATAGGACACCTCCTGACCGGGCCTGGAAAGGTAGGCAGGGCAGGAGCCGTGCCGCAGCGTCCGCGGAGCAGGACCGAGCCGCCGGCGGTAGCCACCGGAGGCTGGTGGACCTGGGCGACGGGCGATTCGCTCGCGCATCGGTGTCTCTGAGGGTGTACGCCAAGACCAGACGCATCCGCGCCACCCTGCGGTGGGGCGACGGTGAACAGTCACCGGATCGCTACCTGGGCGAGGTCGATCACGAGACCCGTGCTGCCAATCTGGCTGAGGCTTGGCGCCGGGCTTGGGAGATGGGACTCCTGGTAGAAGAGCGACTGCCCGAGGATTCCAAGGCTTCTTCTCTGGCGGTCCGCTCGTCCATGCGCGCGAACCGGGGAAGGGACACGAAGCCGGAGAAGGCGCTGCGGTCGCTGCTCTACAAGCAGGGGCTTCGCTACCGGGTGGACGCCCAGCCGCTGGCCGGCCTTCGCCGCAGGGCCGATCTGGTCTTCACCAAGGCACGGGTCGCGGTATTCGTCGACGGCTGCTTCTGGCATGTCTGTCCCGATCATCACCGCGAAGCAAGAAGGAATTCCGAGTTCTGGCAGCGGAAGTTCCGCGAGAATCAGCAGCGCGATATCGAGACCACACGGCTGCTGGAAGAGGCGGACTGGACCGTGATCCGTGCTTGGGAGCACGAGGATCCCGAGGACGTGGCTCGTCGCGTCGTCGAGGCAGTGCGCGGGACGTCCGAAGACGGGTAGCCGATGGCTACAGTCCGTTGCCATCCAGTAGGTCTTGGATCGCATCAGCCGCTCTGCGCAGGACGACACGACCGTCGCCATCGCTGTAGGCCAGAACCGCGCTGTTGGTGTCGATGCCGGCTTCGACGAGCACACCCAAGGGGATCTGCACGTTGCCGGCCGCATCTATCGTGACTTCCGCTGGTTCCCGGATCATGCGATCAGTCTGGCATGCGACACCGGCCGCACGGGGCCCGCGGGAGCACTTTTGGATCTTCGCCACCGCTGTCGGCATGGCCCACTACGCTTGGTCCATGCTGGTGGAGCCTCCTCGCATGCGTCCGGTGAGGACCGGTCGTACACGTCAGTTGCCACGCATGCGCACGCGAGTCTCCGTCCGAGGAGTGTTGGCCTGGGTAGAGGAGCGGCGTCAGTCGTGAGCGAGGACCAGTTCATCAACGTCACGCCGCACCCTCGCATCCTCGGGGTGCTCGGCGATATCGAGTTCTCGCACTGGCAGTGCTTGGCCGAGTTGACGGACAACTGCTTCGACGAGTTCCAGGCGGCCGGTGAGGCGGTCATCCGGCCTGCGGTCTCGATCTCGCTGCCAGCCGCTACCTCGAGGCGGGCCACTGCCGAGATCACTGTGCAGGACAACGGGCGTGGCATGAGCTTGGATGCGGTGACCAATGCCATCAGCGCCGGTTGGACGAGCAATGGTCGGCACGGCTCGCTCGGTTTGTTCGGTATGGGGTTCAACATCAGCACGGCGCGGCTTGGTCGGCGGACCACGGTCCGTACGAGCAGGGAAGGTGATCCCCACTGGATCGAGGTCACGTTGGACCTCGTGGAGATCGCCAACTCGTCCAAGTATCAAGCTCCGTACCGACTGGTGCCGAAGGATCACCCAGGCGAGCATGGCACCACCGTCACGATCAGCGAGCTCAAGCAAGAGCAGCATGCGACCCTGTGCCGGCCGCAGACCCAGAACGTCATCAGGGAGAAGCTCGGGGACATCTACAGCTACCTGCTGAGTGAGAAGGG from Kitasatospora cathayae includes:
- the leuE gene encoding leucine efflux protein LeuE, which translates into the protein MFGVNHLATYVLGALVIILLPGPNSLYVLSVAARKGIRTGYRAAAGVFMGDLTLISLTSLGAASLLKANPAVFAVVKLGGAAYLLWIGFGMLRAARQLWRERRAEADPAAAEAAPEAGERPFRRALVISLLNPKAILFLLSFFTQFVDPSYGQPALSFALLGGILQTFSLLYLSLVIFAGTTLATAFRRRKRLSATLTSGVAVLFAGFAAKLAVSSA
- a CDS encoding alpha/beta hydrolase; this translates as MRAFGRVRVAAVVLAVGLVAVSAGGCSGGSPGSATGAGEPGSSGSSDSTASTGSGAASAAAVTPLEPLPAVVPAALAPYYAQRPTWQPCDGGFECTTFRVPTDYDRPGDGDLTLSAVRAAVVPGGSGSTSGSSGSAGAGGEARLGSLLLNPGGPGGSAIEYLETVAGTFDRTVRTRYDLVGLDPRGVGRSNPVSCLSGERMDAFTAADLAPGDQRAIDALVAADKEFAEGCRKQAGPALGHLSTVEAARDMDVLRALLGDERLNFVGKSYGTFLGATYAGLFPSRVGRLVLDGAMDPALDSVTGNRTQAGGFETAWGAFAKDCAKREDCPLGRTEQQVGDQLNALLAAVHAQPLPSTDNGRRLTASQATTGVVQAMYAEFLWPKLRTALTDARAGDGTGLLKLSDAYYGRKADGTYPNLMFANTAVNCLDLPAPFRSPEDVQRAVPDFERASPHFGRDMAWMALTCAYWPVRATGAAHTIRATGAAPIVVVGTTRDPATPYAWARSLAGQLESGRLLTYDGDGHTAYGRRSTCVDDAVNRYLLTGEAPEQGQRCDR
- a CDS encoding very short patch repair endonuclease; protein product: MYAKTRRIRATLRWGDGEQSPDRYLGEVDHETRAANLAEAWRRAWEMGLLVEERLPEDSKASSLAVRSSMRANRGRDTKPEKALRSLLYKQGLRYRVDAQPLAGLRRRADLVFTKARVAVFVDGCFWHVCPDHHREARRNSEFWQRKFRENQQRDIETTRLLEEADWTVIRAWEHEDPEDVARRVVEAVRGTSEDG
- a CDS encoding DNA cytosine methyltransferase, whose product is MSELQEGPDASRTAVELFAGAGGLAMAVHGAGFRPLLFNEFAKRACQSLQANGAKPRGDREWIPEPGEPWPLVEGDVQDLDMRYLHRRVDVLAGGPPCQPFSLGGVAKGDEDRRNMFPQMFRAMREIQPKAVICENVKGLLRPSFRPYLEYILREMEMPFELRDPAAGWKEHDAVLRAVREVPASDPSKRYNLVVTQVNAADYGVPQIRHRIIIVAFRADLAVDLDQFKRDVRPQYSEAALVRSMLDGSYWERHPTVPKHVRELVMARLPKDMPLMDDGLKPWRTFRDAIAGIDENEGKPLPKIAWDRLDRQEYRAGGFTDHIGWPDARIYKGHTPNELDRPAKTVKAGVHGVPGGESVMLTDDLESSKSKIYRHRYMTVRETARVMTFPDDWKLEGPRGEKMRQLGNAVPVKLGAVFADAVAKALDQAEGRS